One Bythopirellula goksoeyrii genomic window, ACGCCCCGGCAAGAGCGAGCTGGAGATTGCCGACCGCGCTTTGCAGCATGTCGGCATGGGGGCGTTTGCTAAGAGGCAAATTCGGCAACTTTCCGGTGGTCAACAGCAGCGGGTTTTCTTAGCACGAGCCTTAGCTCAGGAAGCACAGATTTATTTTCTCGACGAACCTTTTGCCGGAGTTGATGCCGCCACGGAATCGGCCATCGTAGAATTGCTCGAGGAACTCCGCTCGTCCGGAAAGACCGTGTTAGTGGTACATCACGACCTGCAGACGGTAAGCGACTATTTCGATTTCGTTATTCTGCTCAACATGCGATTGATCGCTTGTGGGCCGGTTGAAGAGACGTTCACGACGGAGAATTTACAAAAGACCTATGGCGGTCGCTTGACTATTCTCGATGAGGCGGCCGAGGCGATTCGGCGTAGCAAACCTTTGCAATGATCAGTCTTTCTCTCAGCGATAAGGTGGCGCTCGGCACGGCCCTCTTGGGTGGGATGGCTGGAGTCGTGGGGAGTTTTGCAGTATTGAGGGGCAGGGCACTGGTGGGAGACATGCTCGCCCATGCGGCACTGCCAGGAGTGTGTCTGGCATTTTTGATTACCGGAAATCGCAATTTGCTAGGTTTGTCACTGGGGGCCTTAGCAAGTGGACTTACCGCCATTGTCGCCGTTGCAATCATTTTGCGTTGGACACGCACGAAAGAGGATGCCGCGATTGGGATTGTGTTGAGCACATTCTTTGGGGCCGGCGTGGTTCTCTTGTCAGTTGTACAGAAACCTTCAACCGGTGGAAACAAGGCAGGACTCCACTCGTATTTGTTCGGTGAGCCGGGGGGAATGCTCACCAGCGATGTGCTATTACTGGCTGGCGTGGCCCTCGTTGTTCTGGCGATGGTTGTTCTTTTTTACAAAGAATTTCTGGTCGTCTGCTTCGACACGGATTTTGCCCAATCGCAGGGTTGGCCGACGATTTGGCTTGATCTGGCGATGATGGCAGCACTAGCAGTGGTGACCATCGTAGGCCTCCCGATCGTCGGGGTTATTCTGATGGCGGCGATGATCATCCTGCCGGCAGCGACCGCCCGGTTTTGGACAAATCGTCTTTCGATGATGTTGGTGGTAAGTTGCGGTTTTGGTGCGGCGGCAGGACTTTTGGGCACACAATTGGGGCGTGGATTTCCAGCAGGCGCGGCCATTGTGCTAACCGCTGCTGCGCTGTTTGTGGTGTCGCTGTTGTTCGCACCTCAACGAGGTCTGATCGCAAGACTCCTTGTCGAGTATCGGTTGCGCCGTCGGATAGCGGACGAGCACTTGTTGCGTACCCTTTTCGAACTGAGCGAATCCTCTTTACCAGACGTACCTGTCATCCCATTAAGAGACGTGAGAGAGTATCGCCATTGGAACTCGCTTGAGCGTGTACTTGAACGGGCCCGAGATGAAGAACTTATCGATTCAGGCGAGGGACAAGTGCAATTGACCCCACTTGGTTTGCATCGTGCGGCGAAGCTCACCAAGGCTCATCGATTGTGGGAGTTGTATCTGATGGAGCATGCCAACATCGCTCCTGATCATGTAGATCGGGATGCGGATGATGTAGAGCATTTATTGCCTGAGTCGTTGTTGGTTGAATTGGAACAGGAGTTGGCTGAGGAGGGGCGGCTTCCCGCGATTGCAGCGGAGGTGCCTGAGTCGCCGCATGAGTTGAGCCCTGAGAATTAGGAAGACCGGCGGCTTGCAGAGTCGCGACTACGGTTTGCATACGAATGATTGAAGTTATCGATTTATTTGGCGAGCCCTCGACCGGGACTTGGATCGTGCTCACGGGGGTAACGGTGAATGCGGCGTGCGCGCTGGTAGGCTGCTTTCTCATCTTGCGAAAGATGAGTCTGATGGGGGATGCGCTCTCTCATGCAGTGCTTCCCGGTCTAGTCATCGCGTTTGTACTCACGGGTTCACGCAGCATGGTGCCTATGTTTGTGGGTGCGGTGATTGCGGGACTATTGACCACCTTCATGACGCAATCGCTGCACCAATATCTACGAGTCCCCAGTGACGCGAGTATGGGCATCGTGTTTACGGCAATGTTTGCGGTTGGCGTCGTGCTCGTAAAGCAATTCTCAGGCGGACTGCATTTCGATATCGGTTGCGTCTATGAGGGGGCGCTGGAGTATGTGCCTTTCGGGATTCGCGTAGCAGGGATGCCACGCCAATTGTTCACATCGCTGATGGTCATGCTCTTGAATCTTGCTGTCATTCTGGTCCTATGGAAAGAATTTAAGCTCAGTTCGTTCGATCCTGCGTTGGCCACAACAATGGGATTTTCCGCCACCGCCATGCACTATCTGTTAATGGTGCTCGTGTCGGTGACGACTGTGGCTTCATTTGAAGCGGTTGGTTCGATTTTGGTTGTGGCGATGCTGATTGTGCCGGCGTCGACGGCATATATGCTTACTGACCGATTAGGTTGGATGGTTTTACTTTCCGTGATATTCGGTGCTGCTGCTGCGGTCCTGGGCTTCCGGGCGGCTACTTACTGGGACACCAGCATCAGCGGCATGATGACTGTTGTGGCAGGGTGCTTGTATGCTCTGGCCGTGTTGGTTTCACCTCGCTATGGACTTGTTAGCAGTATGTTACGCAATGTGCGAATGTCGCTGCTGGTATTGCGAGACGATGTGCTCGCAATGCTCTATCGCGTTGAAGAACTCGGGAGCGAGAAGCATTTCTCTGTAGCGGAAACCGCGAAAGGAGTCGGTGGAGGCTGGCTGGCGAACTTTGCAATCTCCCAGCTGCAGCGAGCCGGCAACATTGTAGATGCCAGCGGTGGACTTCGATTGACGGACCAGGGACGGGAAACTGCCCGTAAACTGGTCCGCTCGCACCGATTGTGGGAAACCTACCTTGTCGAGCAATTGGGAATGCCACTGGATCACGTCCACGAGCCAGCCCACCGTGTTGAGCATTTCATCGATGAGGATATTCAGATCCAATTGGCAGCGGAACTCGACACTGCGGACCAGGATCCGCATGGCCGACAGATTCCCGAATAGCGGCATGTCCTGCTGCACTGTGCGGGTTCGCACACCGAGAAAACCAGCCAGATTCGCTTCATGTGACCATTTAAGCCGCCGGCTGTTTTCGGTATACTGAGCGCTACAAGACACTTGAACGCCACTTCTTATTCGAGCAAGAGCCATGGCCACCGATACCCTTCCCGACAAACCTGAGCACATCACTGACGAGGAGTATGTCACTCCGAAAGGTCACGAGCATGCCGGGCCGCACCATCTCGAATGGCCTGCAACGGCAGTCAATCCGATTCAAGTGCGCTGGCGTTATGCCGTTGGAATTCCGGCGGTGCATGTGTTGGCGTGTTTGGCATTCTTTCCCTATTTCTTCAGTTGGACAGGCGTGGTTCTCGCCTTTCTCGGGCTCTACGTTTTCGGCACCCTTGGTATCAACCTTTGTTACCATCGCTTGCTGACGCATCAGGGTTTCGTCACACCTAAGTGGCTTGAGCACACTTTTGCCATCCTCGGTGTCTGTACCATGCAAGATACGCCTGCTTGCTGGATCGCCATGCACCGCATTCATCACAAACACTCCGATGATCGGCCCGATCCCCATAGCCCGCTGGTGAATTTTCTCTGGGGTCACTTTGGCTGGTTGATGTTTCAGAATCGCGATTTCACAAATGTCTACGATTACCAACGTTTCACTCGCGACATATTGAAAGACCCGTTCTATATGAAACTTGAAAAAAGCGAGAATTGGTTGAAGGTGTATGCCGCTTCGATGGTGGTCTTTTTCCTGGCTGGCTTTTTGATCGGTTGGCCGTTGTGGGGTTCGGTGGCTGCGGGAG contains:
- a CDS encoding acyl-CoA desaturase, with protein sequence MATDTLPDKPEHITDEEYVTPKGHEHAGPHHLEWPATAVNPIQVRWRYAVGIPAVHVLACLAFFPYFFSWTGVVLAFLGLYVFGTLGINLCYHRLLTHQGFVTPKWLEHTFAILGVCTMQDTPACWIAMHRIHHKHSDDRPDPHSPLVNFLWGHFGWLMFQNRDFTNVYDYQRFTRDILKDPFYMKLEKSENWLKVYAASMVVFFLAGFLIGWPLWGSVAAGVQFGASLLVWGVFVRTVLTWHITWSVNSVTHVWGYRNYETDDNSRNNWLVGLWANGEGWHNNHHADQRAAAHGHKWWEFDVTWLTIVLLEKLGLAKEVVRPRVWKQ
- a CDS encoding metal ABC transporter ATP-binding protein yields the protein MSQTAFEVHDMTVAYHRRPVLWDIDLEIPEGKLVGIVGPNGAGKTTLIKAALGLVNLASGKVEIYGKSYEEQRHLIGYVPQRESVDWDFPVTVRDVVLMGTYGRLGWFRRPGKSELEIADRALQHVGMGAFAKRQIRQLSGGQQQRVFLARALAQEAQIYFLDEPFAGVDAATESAIVELLEELRSSGKTVLVVHHDLQTVSDYFDFVILLNMRLIACGPVEETFTTENLQKTYGGRLTILDEAAEAIRRSKPLQ
- a CDS encoding metal ABC transporter permease → MIEVIDLFGEPSTGTWIVLTGVTVNAACALVGCFLILRKMSLMGDALSHAVLPGLVIAFVLTGSRSMVPMFVGAVIAGLLTTFMTQSLHQYLRVPSDASMGIVFTAMFAVGVVLVKQFSGGLHFDIGCVYEGALEYVPFGIRVAGMPRQLFTSLMVMLLNLAVILVLWKEFKLSSFDPALATTMGFSATAMHYLLMVLVSVTTVASFEAVGSILVVAMLIVPASTAYMLTDRLGWMVLLSVIFGAAAAVLGFRAATYWDTSISGMMTVVAGCLYALAVLVSPRYGLVSSMLRNVRMSLLVLRDDVLAMLYRVEELGSEKHFSVAETAKGVGGGWLANFAISQLQRAGNIVDASGGLRLTDQGRETARKLVRSHRLWETYLVEQLGMPLDHVHEPAHRVEHFIDEDIQIQLAAELDTADQDPHGRQIPE
- a CDS encoding metal ABC transporter permease, which produces MISLSLSDKVALGTALLGGMAGVVGSFAVLRGRALVGDMLAHAALPGVCLAFLITGNRNLLGLSLGALASGLTAIVAVAIILRWTRTKEDAAIGIVLSTFFGAGVVLLSVVQKPSTGGNKAGLHSYLFGEPGGMLTSDVLLLAGVALVVLAMVVLFYKEFLVVCFDTDFAQSQGWPTIWLDLAMMAALAVVTIVGLPIVGVILMAAMIILPAATARFWTNRLSMMLVVSCGFGAAAGLLGTQLGRGFPAGAAIVLTAAALFVVSLLFAPQRGLIARLLVEYRLRRRIADEHLLRTLFELSESSLPDVPVIPLRDVREYRHWNSLERVLERARDEELIDSGEGQVQLTPLGLHRAAKLTKAHRLWELYLMEHANIAPDHVDRDADDVEHLLPESLLVELEQELAEEGRLPAIAAEVPESPHELSPEN